Proteins from a single region of Pseudomonas ekonensis:
- a CDS encoding LysR family transcriptional regulator yields MNAPQLQWETQRVFLAVLRTGSLSAAARALGIAQATARRRIDALEQSVGMSLFVRSPAGLMPTDTARELIGHAESMAMAAEAFTRAASAQASVPGGTVRVTSSQLLGVEVLPPMLREIRTAQPQLTVELSVSNRLEDLALQEADVAVRIRRPTEAAVVARHVGDLRIGLYATAELLGQKGAPRSADALSEYPLIGPDRNLTEAAFLQQQGFLCAPAHTVLRTDNHLAQFAALRAGLGIGVCSSQLARRHGLVRVLPQSVDFRVDIWMAMHHDLRRVRRIALVFDALAQSMSRFLADH; encoded by the coding sequence ATGAACGCCCCTCAGCTCCAATGGGAAACCCAGCGCGTCTTCCTGGCCGTCCTGCGCACCGGCAGCCTGTCCGCCGCCGCCCGTGCGCTGGGCATCGCCCAGGCCACCGCGCGGCGGCGCATCGATGCGCTGGAACAGAGCGTGGGGATGAGCCTGTTCGTCCGTTCGCCGGCGGGGCTGATGCCCACCGACACCGCCCGCGAACTGATCGGCCATGCCGAATCCATGGCGATGGCGGCCGAGGCCTTTACCCGCGCCGCGTCCGCGCAGGCCAGCGTGCCGGGCGGCACGGTGCGGGTCACCAGCAGCCAGTTGCTCGGCGTGGAAGTGCTGCCGCCCATGCTGCGCGAGATCCGCACGGCCCAGCCGCAATTGACGGTTGAACTCAGCGTGTCGAACCGCCTGGAAGACCTGGCCCTGCAGGAGGCCGATGTGGCGGTGCGCATCCGGCGCCCGACGGAGGCGGCCGTCGTCGCCCGCCATGTGGGGGACTTGCGCATCGGTCTGTACGCCACGGCGGAGCTGCTCGGGCAAAAGGGCGCGCCCCGCAGCGCGGACGCGTTGAGCGAATACCCGTTGATCGGCCCCGACCGCAACCTGACGGAAGCGGCGTTTCTGCAGCAGCAGGGCTTTCTCTGCGCCCCGGCGCACACGGTGTTGCGCACGGACAATCACCTGGCCCAGTTTGCGGCGCTCAGGGCCGGGCTGGGCATCGGCGTCTGTTCCAGCCAGTTGGCGCGACGGCACGGGCTGGTGCGGGTGTTGCCGCAGTCGGTGGATTTTCGGGTGGACATCTGGATGGCCATGCACCACGACCTGCGGCGGGTTCGCCGCATCGCGCTGGTGTTCGATGCGTTGGCGCAGTCGATGTCACGTTTTCTGGCGGATCACTGA